One Ranitomeya imitator isolate aRanImi1 chromosome 4, aRanImi1.pri, whole genome shotgun sequence genomic window, aatgtagggctcagtgtgagaaagctgggtctccctcagaggtcataggtcttccagcaggacattgacccaaaacacacttcaataagcactagaaaatggtttgagggaaagcactggagacttctaagatgaccagcaatgagtccagacctgaatcccatagaacacctgtggagagatctaaaaatggcagtttggagaaggtacccttcaaatatcagggacctggagcagtttgccaaagaagaatggtctaaaattccagcagagcattgtaagaaactcattgatggttaccgtaagtggttggtcgcagttattttggctaaaggttgtgcaaccaagtcttaggctgagggtgccaatacttttgtctggctcatttttggagtttgtgtgaaatgatcaatgttttgctttttgcttcattctcatttgtgtttttttcatttaagacatattaaatgaagataataataccaaagaatttgtgtttgcaatcattttcaggaagaaactgagtattatctgacagaattgcaggggtgtcaatacttttggccatagctgtatatatatatatatatatatatatatatatatatatatatatatatacagtggggcaaaaaagtatttagtcagtcagcaatagtgcaagttccaccacttaaaaagatgagaggcgtctgtaatttacatcataggtagacctcaactatgggagacaaactgagaaaaaaaatccagaaaatcacattgtctgtttttttaacattttatttgcatattatggtggaaaataagtatttggtcagaaacaaacaatcaagatttctggctctcacagacctgtaactttttctttaagagtctcctctttcctccactcattacctgtagtaatggcacctgtttaaacttgttatcagtataaaaagacacctgtgcacaccctcaaacagtctgactctaaactccactatggtgaagaccaaagagctgtcaaattacaccagaaacaaaattgtagccctgcaccaggctgggaagactgaatctgcaatagccaaccagcttggagtgaagaaatcaacagtgggagcaataattagaaaatggaagacatacaagaccactgataatctccctcgatctggggctccacgcaaatccCACCCcgtgaatgatcacaagaacggtgagcaaaaatcccagaaccacgcggggggacctagtgaatgaactgcagagagctgggaccaatgtaacaaggcctaccataagtaacacactacgccaccatggactcagatcctgcagtgccagacgtgtcccactgcttaagccagtacatgtccgggcccgtctgaagtttgctagcccTCCGTCAGGCGCAATATAGATTCTCGTCAGTTCAGGCGCAATGTGCCTGACAAGCACAGGTCAGAAAACCACCTATAGTAGCTACATATTTCAATTTCAGGACTATAGAAGtagtcagtgaccttcataggaatGTATTAAAAGAGATTACACCAAATCAGATGCAAAAAAAACCCATTTATTAACCATAAACTTATTAAAACTAAAAGTACCACTTTTCGGTAGTACCGCCAAATAGGCTCCAGTTATCTTTACTTAACTATTGCTTAAATATAAAATTATGGAAAAAAACTTAAAGGATATTGCACTTAGATGTTACTTAATTATTTTCTACTCATCTTCAGTGGTTTCAATTGCAGCAGAAGCAGCACAGGTACACTTAGAAAAGCAAGGCTGGCAGACGAAAGTTCCATGGGAAAGGCAGATTGATTCTTTACATATTTTGCAGTCATATTTAGAAAGCCTTCTGAAACCAGATACAAATGAGCAGGTAGTACAACTGCGTCTTTTAGAAGGTGGTAGAGTCGGTGTTTGTTCTGGAACGTCCTTGGGACGATATCTCTTCAACCGGTGTTGCAGGGCAAGGGGCATTCCAACCGTCTTTGTACTTCTTAGGCTTAGCTCTCCACTCACCAGTTCATTAGCCAATTGTTTTAGGTACATTCTTCTGCGCATTTGTTTAAGTTCATTACTGAGGTAAATTACTTGTGAGTTGATGCCACCCACATTCAGCATTGTAAAGAAGATTACCATCGGCCAGCGTTTGGTATTTCGACTTACATTGAAATTGCCACACATTTGGTCAGCAGTGTCAACGCCGCTTTTGGTCAAATTATAAAAAGTTATGATTTCTGGTTTCCTTAGCTCCCCAGACTCTGGATCAATGGTGTAATCATTATGTAATGAAGAGaccaaaatcacatttttcctctcGCGTGGGATGTAAGAAACTAAAATCTTTCCATTACTGAAACCAAACATAGTGCTATACTGTGGTTTGCCTTTTGTATATAGAAAATCTGGCGGCAACTGCCTTTTGTTTTTTctaacagttcccacatatgacagctttttCGTTTTTAAAAAATCAATAAGATCAAAGTCAGTAAACCAGTTGTCAGCAGTGATATTTCGACCAGATCCAAACACTGGCTCAGCAATTCTCTTTACCACATCACTAAGCTTGTTGCTCACATTGAAAGGACCTGGTGGCTGTCTTCCACAATAAACTTCCATGTTCATAGTGTACATCATCCTTGCATCAaccatggcaaaaattttaattccatatttgtttggcttcgaTGGTATATATTGCCGAAAACCACATCTTCCACGGAAACCTGGAAGCATCTCATCAATAGTGAGGTTTTGCCCCGAGCAATAGCTTTTTTGACAATTCATAATAAATTGTTGAAATATGTCCCGAATTGGTGCAAGCCGGTCATAACCTTTTCGTTCTGTCCGGGTACTTTGATTATCGAAACGGAGGCAACGGATCAGGACTTTGAATCGTTTCAGATTCATCACAAGGCTGAATTTTTCGATGCCATCACCGTCTGTCCCCCACAGCTCCTCCAAACTTTGCCTATTTGCTCTGAAAGCACCAGCTAGGTATAACAAGCCAATAAAT contains:
- the LOC138674615 gene encoding piggyBac transposable element-derived protein 4-like, with the protein product MARKQYDSSKPLHLEEMKIFLLEDDEEEPAVTEDLEESSDISSEDEVAECNTDSGTEQDGDDTDTEETDTDLAYYLGKDKNTKWNKKAPKNKQRRESHNIITHLPGVIGSARKAKTAVECWSNLITDSMLETIVRFTNQYIDTIKEQFSRERDIKNTDVIELKAFIGLLYLAGAFRANRQSLEELWGTDGDGIEKFSLVMNLKRFKVLIRCLRFDNQSTRTERKGYDRLAPIRDIFQQFIMNCQKSYCSGQNLTIDEMLPGFRGRCGFRQYIPSKPNKYGIKIFAMVDARMMYTMNMEVYCGRQPPGPFNVSNKLSDVVKRIAEPVFGSGRNITADNWFTDFDLIDFLKTKKLSYVGTVRKNKRQLPPDFLYTKGKPQYSTMFGFSNGKILVSYIPRERKNVILVSSLHNDYTIDPESGELRKPEIITFYNLTKSGVDTADQMCGNFNVSRNTKRWPMVIFFTMLNVGGINSQVIYLSNELKQMRRRMYLKQLANELVSGELSLRSTKTVGMPLALQHRLKRYRPKDVPEQTPTLPPSKRRSCTTCSFVSGFRRLSKYDCKICKESICLSHGTFVCQPCFSKCTCAASAAIETTEDE